The Clostridium cylindrosporum DSM 605 genomic interval CGGTAGTTATAATCTATAACCTCCACTGCCTTTTCATCTGATAAATTCTCAAGCTTCTTAAATCCGATAGAAGTCTCTCCATTATCCGCAAAAGGCTTTTGAACCTTAAAGTTAACCTTACATTTAGTTAAATCAACTGAACTTGGAAGATATGTTTTATCGAAATAAATCTTCCATGGTCTAGCTGAGAAAGGAGGAATAGTTCCTAGTTCACTACCATCAAATATCTTTTGTAGGACTATTTTTCCCTCTCCATTTGTAACAATAAGACATGGATTCTCTAAGTTTATATTAAACTTAGTAGCATTTCTTATATAAACATTTGCCTCATATCCTTCATCTATAGCAAATACATATGAAGTACTAATATTAAGGTCACCTTCTTTAATTTCAGTAAGACCTTCGATTTCTTCTTTATATACATCTCTAACTACCTTAGAGGTTTTTATTTCTTCATTTGGTCTTAAGGAAAGTTCTAATTCCATTTTTTCCGCTACACTAGCCTTTTCCTCAAGATATTTATCCTTAAGTTCTTTTACTTGTTCCTTCTTACTACTTGACTTACTAAAAAACTTCATAACAAGTTCTCCCCTTACTATATTTTTAGATAATAAACTACTGCGAATTTTATATTAATCAACTTATATTAAAAACTATGTAAATATTTCAATAAATAAATTATATATCATTTAAGTTACAATTTCCACGTAAAATTCCAAATATATCAAACCAATAAGATGTAGAATCAATATATCAACTGACAAAACCTAACTTCTATGGAGTAACAGGTGCATTTGTACTTGCTCCACTAGGTGGATTAGTACTTCCTTGAGGCGCTCCCATAGTTTGACTCTGTGGAGCCCCTGAATCTGCCCCTTGTGTTCCTTGATTTTGTAAAGGGTTTATTAGCATACCTGAACTTATTTGTCCCATCTTCTTCTCCACATCACTATAGAAAATAAGCTCATTTGGTTTTATAGTTTTAAACTCATTATATGCCTTGTCATATTTCCCATTATTAAAAAAGTTAAGTCCCCTTATATAAATCATATAATCTCTCTTCATATCTCTAGTATAATCAATCCTTTGCTGAAACATATCCTTATAAGTTTCCTCACGAAGACCTACCTTAAATTCTTTAACAGCACCTTCGAAGTCATTTTGAGAAAGAAGTGTATCCCCCTTTGTAAGAATAGCCTCTACCTTAGGATCAGAAGGAACCCCACGTGTTCCATTTATTCCATTACCTAGACTACCCTTTAAACCAGTAACACTTGTACTAAGTGAATCTACCTTACTACCATTAGGTGAAGTAGTACTAACAGATGTACTACTTGGATAGAAATTGGAAACTATAATTAGGCCAATATATATTCCTAGTAGAAGAATACCCTCTGCTAGAAAAATAGTAGCAAACTTTTTCACCTTTCCATCTTCCTTCTTATATTTAAAATAACCAAACAGTATAAAAAACAAATTAAATAAAATTGCGAAAATAAGTATCGTAACAAAAACAGTGTTTGACATAACACTCCTACCTTTATAAGTTATAGTTCCTTTAAATATCGACTTTAAATAGGGGATTCTTTATAGTGCCTTTATAGTAGGGTATGTGCTTTGCAGTAGAGTAGCTAATGGATAAAATAATAGAGCCAAAAAACTAGAGCTTCTTATCTGGGATAAATATGCCTAGCCTTAGAGATAAGTCGTGGAGCGCAGCGGTTTTCACACTTAGCTCTTAGGCTAGTTATATTTACCCAGATTAGAAGCTCTGTTTGAAGGTCTCGTCGTTTTAGCTGCAGACACCAGTACTGCTACGACTCTATCCTATATGAAAAATCTAATATGATTTAGCCAAAATTCCTTTAGCTTTATACATTACTTTTTTAGCTTTTCCATCGTTTATTATCTCAGTTGCAAACTCCAAATCAAAAATAATGTCACAGTCAAGATATGCTGCCATTGTTTTTATGGAGTAAATAGCTTCTTCTTTATTCTCATAACATTCAGTAGAAACCTTTTTCACTTCCTGAGAATAATCAATTTCTCCTTGGAAGTCTTTAAAATACACCTTAACTTTATTTGCTCCTTCAATTGCCCTTTCATAGGCCTCTATTTCTGTTTTATAGACGCTATCAAAGCACTCTGGACATACCATTCCCTTTTCTGAGTACTTAGCTTCTACAACATCTCTTGAAAGATATGCCATATTCTCCGGTTCATAAAGTGTAAAAAGCTCATTGTCTATCTTTTTCCCACACTCTTTACATCTACCTTCCTTTAGAAAAGCATTTACTTTCTTAGTAAGAAACACTGCACCTGCGACTGCTGAACCAGCTGCTAATGCCGCTATAGCTCCCTTAGCTTTTTTATCCATTTTGAACCCCTCCTTTAGATGTATAGATATATTATACATCTATTCAAAATAGTTTAAAATATCAAAATAATTCAAAAATAAGACTTTTTCAATTATAATTCAACATAAAAAGCCCTATTACTACCATTTATTTAATATTTCTTAGAAATCAAATAAAAAAAAGCACTTTGACCTCGGATTTCTCCTTAGACAAAGTGCTTTTTTAGAACTTTAAGCCCTTGGGAATAAGACTTAAAGCACTCACGTATGGTACATGAGATTTTTGGTATAATTTTGAATTTATTATTTCTAAGTTTCTTAATGATTGAATATTAGGATACTCTTACATTAAAAATACTAGAAAATACGATTTTGGTTCATTTTAACATGTAAAGTTATATTTTAAAAATCAATAAATGAGTAAATTCTCTCGTCTTAGTGAATTAAAAGCTGTTAGCTTAATAATACACTAACTTATATGTATTTTATAAGTATAGCTTTATTGTACTCAAAAATCAATTTAAATACAAGGGTTGTATTTAAATTATATATTTCTTTACATCTACTATACTATGATATTAACAAAAATCCATATAAATTCAAATATATTTTCCAGCTTAAATGTTTACCATTAAATATAACTTTTTATATTGATATAATTTCTCCTAAGAATTATCTCTAGGAGAAATTATTAACGTCTATGGTGCTGTTGGCCCATCCGGAATAGTAGTCAGCTTTTTTGCTTCTTCAACTATTTTATTCATAGCATCATCAATTTCTTTAATCGTGTTTTTATTGCTAAGATTTAAAGTAGCTCTGTTCGTAATAATATAATGTGCTACTTTAATTTTATCAGCAGCATCAATACTCCACCAATCAGCTTTACCACCCATATCTGAAACCAAAGGTATATAACCTTCTATTGCAGCTATCAGCTTATTCCTTGTTTCAGAGTACTGTTCAACAGATTCCTCTTGTTTAAATTCCTTATATCCATACTCAGTAGAATTTAATAAAACACTGCTTGCCAAACTATTAAATCCATCTATTTGACCCTTATAGAACTTCAATGCGTACTGCAACATATAGTCTTCATTTGGTACTATATCAATAAGTTTGCTCTTTAATATATTTGGATCTGGATTTTCTTTGATTATTCTCTTAACAGTTAGGTTATTTTTATCTGCCCCTGTTTTCCCAATAACCTTTATTAGCCTTTCCGCAATTTCCTTTTTGTTTTCAGCTGAGTAAGTTTTATAGTTTGTTGTTACTTTATTTATAAGTCTATTCATTACCTTAGGATTATTTAAAATATTTAATACCTTATCTGCATCATTACCCGCTACAATTAATGCAGATATATTACTATCATCATCAACCTTAGCCGCTGCATTTCCTGCTTCAATAGCATCATATGCAGTTTGTGCTTCTAACTTCTTAGACTGATCTACTAATACTTCTTTCATTTTATCTACATAGTATGTATAGTTAACATCTACAAAAGCTTTATTAAGATCACCTGTACCTACAGTTAAAGATATACTATTAACATCATCTTTTTCGCTAAATGAATACTTATATTTTGGTTCAGTTCTATGTGTTGTATAACTTTGTAGATTTTGAAGAAGTTTTCTAAACTCACTTTGACCCTTAGTCTTATCAAAGTTTGAAATTGCCTCTAAA includes:
- a CDS encoding tetratricopeptide repeat protein, whose protein sequence is MSNTVFVTILIFAILFNLFFILFGYFKYKKEDGKVKKFATIFLAEGILLLGIYIGLIIVSNFYPSSTSVSTTSPNGSKVDSLSTSVTGLKGSLGNGINGTRGVPSDPKVEAILTKGDTLLSQNDFEGAVKEFKVGLREETYKDMFQQRIDYTRDMKRDYMIYIRGLNFFNNGKYDKAYNEFKTIKPNELIFYSDVEKKMGQISSGMLINPLQNQGTQGADSGAPQSQTMGAPQGSTNPPSGASTNAPVTP
- a CDS encoding SLAP domain-containing protein — its product is MKFFSKSSSKKEQVKELKDKYLEEKASVAEKMELELSLRPNEEIKTSKVVRDVYKEEIEGLTEIKEGDLNISTSYVFAIDEGYEANVYIRNATKFNINLENPCLIVTNGEGKIVLQKIFDGSELGTIPPFSARPWKIYFDKTYLPSSVDLTKCKVNFKVQKPFADNGETSIGFKKLENLSDEKAVEVIDYNYRLPLLKENEVNFNMSSLEIVDGFLDFNLIIRNSTESTLVNPETLKPLVEELPVAVYKDDEKVYNEVLRVGAIVGPKQARYVHLSTAYKTETLDGLRIKLNEL